A genomic stretch from Kribbella jejuensis includes:
- a CDS encoding MFS transporter, translating to MTATEEHLDIRRWWALGAVAAAQLMVGIDLTIVNIALPSMQRDLGMSDPARQWVITLFALGYGGFLLLGGRMSDLIGRRRALLIGLTGFALASALGGAATGPWMLLTGRGLQGVFGALLTPAVLATLAASFPLPAERGKAFGIYGAAMGSASGIGVLAGGVLTQYLDWRWSMFVNLPIAALAAAGILYAVRPAQRTSGVRVDVLGALLATGGLMAVVLGFARAESDGWGAPVTYASLGAGVVLLAAFLTVQARMRNPLLPLRVLRDPRRGGSYLAVFSLAIGIFAALFFLTFYLQTVRHYSPIRTGLSFLPFTVGLMVGVRAVSRLLAKAQVRVLICPGLLTVAAGLALLGVVRPDSSYWLHVMPVFLLVGLGAGWVLVTANSTATLGAGQDSAVAGAMVMTSQQVGASLGTALLSTVAAGHGFDVASRGAAGFLCVAAVVVYWVLSERSPDHSR from the coding sequence CAGTTGATGGTCGGGATCGATCTGACGATCGTGAACATCGCGTTGCCGTCGATGCAGCGGGACCTGGGCATGTCGGATCCGGCCCGGCAGTGGGTGATCACGCTGTTCGCACTCGGGTACGGCGGTTTCCTGCTGCTCGGCGGGCGGATGAGTGACCTGATCGGGCGCCGGCGGGCGCTCCTGATCGGGCTGACCGGTTTCGCCCTGGCCTCGGCACTCGGTGGGGCCGCGACCGGACCGTGGATGCTGCTGACGGGGCGGGGGCTGCAGGGCGTCTTCGGTGCACTGCTGACCCCAGCCGTCCTCGCGACGCTCGCCGCGTCGTTCCCGCTACCCGCCGAGCGCGGCAAGGCGTTCGGGATCTACGGCGCCGCGATGGGCAGCGCGTCCGGCATCGGCGTCCTGGCCGGCGGTGTGCTCACGCAGTACCTGGACTGGCGGTGGTCGATGTTCGTGAACCTCCCCATCGCCGCACTGGCTGCCGCAGGCATCCTGTACGCCGTCCGCCCGGCTCAGCGCACCAGCGGGGTGCGGGTGGATGTACTGGGAGCGCTACTGGCGACCGGGGGCCTGATGGCGGTCGTGTTGGGGTTCGCCCGCGCCGAGTCGGACGGCTGGGGCGCGCCGGTCACGTACGCGTCGCTAGGCGCAGGCGTCGTGCTCCTGGCAGCGTTCTTGACTGTGCAGGCTCGGATGCGTAACCCCCTGTTGCCGCTGAGAGTCCTGCGCGACCCTAGGCGCGGCGGCTCGTACCTGGCTGTGTTCAGCCTGGCGATCGGCATCTTCGCCGCCTTGTTCTTCCTGACGTTCTACCTGCAGACCGTCCGCCACTACTCGCCGATCCGGACCGGGCTGAGCTTCCTGCCGTTCACAGTCGGCCTGATGGTCGGCGTCCGCGCTGTGAGCCGATTGCTCGCCAAAGCCCAGGTGAGAGTGCTCATCTGTCCGGGACTGCTCACTGTCGCGGCAGGGCTCGCCCTGCTCGGTGTCGTGCGGCCGGACAGCAGCTACTGGCTGCACGTGATGCCAGTGTTCCTGCTTGTCGGTCTTGGGGCGGGCTGGGTGCTGGTGACAGCGAACAGCACAGCTACCCTCGGCGCCGGCCAGGACAGTGCGGTGGCCGGCGCCATGGTGATGACCTCGCAACAGGTAGGTGCATCACTGGGCACTGCGTTGCTCAGCACCGTTGCGGCCGGCCACGGGTTCGACGTGGCCAGCCGCGGAGCCGCGGGCTTCCTGTGTGTTGCTGCGGTCGTTGTCTACTGGGTGCTCTCGGAGCGGTCGCCCGACCACTCCAGGTGA
- a CDS encoding isochorismatase family protein, giving the protein MNPLEGRRTALVLIDLMSRIVALQTAPSSGPDVLERSVAAAAATRAAGGLVVNVRVERPGVDVQPEGSGFARGAEPQPGDLEIVKRTIGAFGRTELDAELRSRGIANVVLAGIATNFGVESTGRAASDLGYETFFLTDAMTGLDGDAHSFATTYVFPRVGTVCTTADYLEALAE; this is encoded by the coding sequence GTGAATCCTTTGGAAGGACGCCGTACCGCCCTCGTCCTGATCGACCTGATGTCCCGGATCGTCGCGTTGCAGACCGCTCCGTCGAGTGGTCCCGACGTCCTGGAACGATCCGTGGCAGCCGCGGCAGCCACCCGGGCCGCGGGCGGCCTCGTGGTCAACGTCCGGGTGGAACGCCCGGGCGTCGACGTACAACCCGAAGGCAGCGGCTTCGCGCGCGGCGCCGAGCCGCAGCCCGGTGACCTGGAGATCGTCAAGCGGACGATCGGCGCCTTCGGCCGGACGGAACTCGACGCCGAGCTCCGGTCCCGCGGCATCGCGAACGTCGTCCTGGCCGGTATCGCGACGAACTTCGGCGTCGAGTCTACCGGCCGCGCAGCCTCGGACCTCGGCTACGAAACCTTCTTCCTCACCGACGCGATGACGGGCCTCGACGGCGACGCGCACTCGTTCGCGACGACGTACGTCTTCCCACGAGTAGGCACCGTGTGCACCACCGCCGACTACCTGGAGGCGCTAGCCGAATAA
- the gndA gene encoding NADP-dependent phosphogluconate dehydrogenase, producing MSADKAQIGVTGLAVMGRNLARNLARNGFRVALHNRSQARTDSLVAEFGSEGEFVPSTDLAGFVESLEQPRKIIIMVKAGEPTDAVIDELVPLLDEGDIVVDAGNAHFLDTRRREAALKEKGLHFVGSGVSGGEEGALNGPSIMPGGSSESYAALEPMLTKISAHVNGEPCCVHVGPDGAGHFVKMLHNGIEYADMQLIAEAYDLLRHVLGLSPAELADVFRDWNTGDLESFLIEITAEVLSQTDPTTGGPFVDVVLDQAEQKGTGRWTVQSALDLGIPVSGMAEAVFARSLSGDVVRREAAAGVLPGPGDVKAEVDRDQFIDDVRHALYSSKLVAYAQGFDAIRAASDEYDWNIDLGAMATIWRGGCIIRARFLDRIKEAYDRNPDLPSLLVDDYFRDAVGSGQEAWRRVVATAATVGVPAPGFSAALSYYDGLRAERLPAALIQGLRDLFGAHTYKRVDREGSYHLEWSGDRSESTQ from the coding sequence ATGAGCGCTGACAAAGCCCAGATCGGTGTCACCGGCCTTGCGGTGATGGGCCGCAACCTGGCCCGGAACCTCGCGCGCAACGGGTTCCGGGTCGCCCTGCACAACCGTTCCCAGGCGCGGACCGACTCGCTGGTCGCGGAGTTCGGTTCCGAGGGCGAGTTCGTCCCGTCCACCGACCTGGCCGGGTTCGTCGAGTCGCTGGAGCAGCCGCGCAAGATCATCATCATGGTGAAGGCCGGCGAGCCGACCGACGCCGTCATCGACGAACTGGTGCCGCTGCTGGACGAGGGCGACATCGTCGTCGACGCCGGCAACGCGCACTTCCTGGACACCCGGCGCCGCGAGGCCGCGCTGAAGGAGAAGGGGCTGCACTTCGTCGGCTCCGGCGTCTCCGGCGGCGAGGAGGGCGCACTGAACGGCCCGAGCATCATGCCCGGCGGCTCCTCCGAGTCGTACGCGGCGCTCGAGCCGATGCTGACCAAGATCTCCGCGCACGTGAACGGCGAGCCGTGCTGCGTGCACGTCGGCCCGGACGGCGCCGGCCACTTCGTGAAGATGCTGCACAACGGCATCGAGTACGCCGACATGCAACTGATCGCGGAGGCGTACGACCTGCTCCGGCACGTGCTTGGGCTGTCCCCGGCCGAGCTCGCGGACGTGTTCCGGGACTGGAACACCGGCGACCTGGAGTCGTTCCTGATCGAGATCACCGCCGAGGTGCTCAGCCAGACCGACCCGACCACGGGCGGCCCGTTCGTGGACGTCGTCCTCGACCAGGCCGAGCAGAAGGGCACCGGCCGCTGGACGGTCCAGTCCGCGCTCGACCTCGGCATCCCGGTCAGCGGGATGGCCGAGGCCGTGTTCGCGCGGTCGCTGTCGGGTGACGTCGTACGGCGGGAAGCGGCCGCCGGCGTGCTGCCCGGGCCGGGCGACGTGAAGGCCGAGGTCGACCGGGACCAGTTCATCGACGACGTGCGGCACGCGCTGTACTCGTCGAAGCTGGTCGCGTACGCGCAGGGCTTCGACGCGATCCGGGCCGCCAGCGACGAGTACGACTGGAACATCGACCTCGGCGCGATGGCGACCATCTGGCGCGGCGGCTGCATCATCCGGGCCCGGTTCCTGGACCGGATCAAGGAGGCGTACGACCGCAACCCGGACCTGCCGTCGCTGCTGGTCGACGACTACTTCCGGGACGCGGTCGGCAGCGGCCAGGAGGCGTGGCGCCGGGTCGTCGCGACCGCCGCGACTGTCGGCGTACCGGCTCCTGGGTTCTCAGCTGCCCTCTCGTACTACGACGGTCTTCGGGCGGAGCGCCTGCCGGCCGCGCTGATCCAGGGTCTGCGCGACCTGTTCGGCGCGCACACGTACAAGCGCGTCGACCGCGAGGGCAGCTATCACCTGGAGTGGTCGGGCGACCGCTCCGAGAGCACCCAGTAG
- a CDS encoding NAD(P)H-binding protein, producing the protein MTILITGATGNAGGAVVQSLAEQGIPGRALVRAATELPAGIEPAYGDLNRPDTFVDALAGVSGIFLLSGYDRLDELLANAVRAGVRKVVVLSSSSLDGEPTNAVAAYHHATEEAVRASGLAWTFLRPNSFMSNTLRWRDQLRAGDEVRVQFPDVAVSTIHPRDIADVAVRALQGEQDSEVLRLTGPVALTPVEQVAILAEALGRKLTAYPMSRAETHAALYASMPEPYAAAIESFFGDGTIDETSVNTTVADVTGRPARTLQTWVQENRALFG; encoded by the coding sequence GTGACGATCCTGATTACCGGCGCGACCGGGAACGCCGGCGGCGCGGTGGTGCAATCACTGGCGGAACAAGGCATCCCGGGTCGGGCGCTGGTCCGGGCCGCGACCGAGCTACCTGCCGGGATCGAGCCGGCGTACGGCGATCTCAACCGGCCGGACACGTTCGTCGACGCGTTGGCGGGCGTCAGCGGGATCTTCCTGCTGAGCGGTTACGACCGGCTGGACGAACTGCTCGCCAACGCGGTCCGGGCCGGCGTGCGGAAGGTCGTCGTACTGTCCAGCAGTTCGCTCGACGGCGAGCCGACGAACGCGGTCGCGGCGTACCACCACGCCACCGAGGAAGCGGTTCGGGCGTCCGGTCTGGCGTGGACCTTCCTGCGGCCGAACTCGTTCATGTCGAACACGCTGCGGTGGCGCGACCAGCTCCGGGCCGGCGACGAGGTACGCGTCCAGTTTCCCGACGTAGCGGTGTCGACGATCCACCCGCGCGACATCGCGGACGTCGCCGTTCGGGCGCTCCAGGGCGAGCAGGACAGCGAGGTACTGCGACTCACCGGGCCGGTGGCGCTGACGCCGGTCGAGCAGGTCGCGATCCTCGCGGAGGCGCTCGGGCGGAAGCTCACGGCGTACCCGATGAGCCGCGCGGAGACCCACGCCGCGCTGTACGCGTCGATGCCGGAGCCGTACGCCGCCGCGATCGAGTCCTTCTTCGGCGACGGCACCATCGACGAGACGTCGGTGAACACCACAGTCGCCGACGTCACCGGCCGGCCGGCCCGCACCCTGCAGACCTGGGTCCAGGAGAACCGTGCCTTATTCGGCTAG